The Mycobacterium seoulense genome has a window encoding:
- a CDS encoding TetR-like C-terminal domain-containing protein, whose protein sequence is MQPSEPVRESVPADVRARVMPAVLDELSRWGVERFSIEALAERHRLDAAMVYRYWGDRRQLIVDAVLSDVEKLSSGTDTGSLRSDLQALARNVTNRINSEVGRTLLRALVMDRRGGHDEATRSRFWRAHFTAMRAVVDRARERGELREGVNTLAAVQIVLAPLNIRVVYSDVPVDDDYCEAIVDLAWHALARR, encoded by the coding sequence ATGCAGCCGTCTGAGCCGGTCCGTGAATCGGTGCCCGCGGATGTCCGGGCGCGGGTGATGCCGGCGGTCCTCGACGAGTTGAGCCGGTGGGGGGTCGAGCGGTTCAGCATCGAAGCCCTGGCCGAGCGTCATCGCCTCGATGCGGCGATGGTCTACCGGTATTGGGGAGACCGTCGGCAGCTCATCGTCGATGCGGTGCTTTCCGATGTCGAGAAGCTGAGTTCGGGGACCGACACCGGCTCGTTGCGCAGCGACCTACAGGCCTTGGCCCGCAACGTGACCAATCGAATCAACAGCGAAGTCGGTCGCACACTGTTGCGCGCGCTGGTGATGGACCGGCGCGGCGGGCACGACGAAGCCACCCGGTCGCGGTTCTGGCGGGCGCACTTCACCGCCATGCGCGCGGTCGTGGACCGGGCCCGGGAGCGGGGCGAGCTGCGCGAGGGCGTGAACACTCTGGCCGCGGTGCAGATCGTGCTGGCTCCGCTCAACATTCGTGTCGTGTACTCCGACGTTCCCGTCGACGACGACTATTGCGAGGCGATCGTCGACCTGGCATGGCATGCGCTCGCGCGGCGCTGA
- a CDS encoding bifunctional RNase H/acid phosphatase → MKVVIEADGGSRGNPGPAGYGAVVWTQDRSTVLAETKQAIGRATNNVAEYRGLLAGLGDALELGATEAAVFLDSKLLVEQMSGRWKVKHPDLIELHAQARTLAARFERIDYTWIPRDRNSYADRLANEAMDAAASGDALGEPEPRQRAAEPAAPQSPQAPGWTGARGTPTRLLLLRHGQTELSAQRRYSGRGNPALTEVGRRQADAAARYLAQRGGISAVFASPLQRAYDTAARAAKALGLDVTVDDDLIETDFGAWEGLTFGEAAERDPELHGRWLRDTGTTPPGGESFDDVLDRVVGARERIIDAHQGTTVLVVSHVTPIKMLLRLALEAGPGILYRLHLDLASLSIAEFYPDGASSVRLVNQTGYL, encoded by the coding sequence GTGAAGGTGGTGATCGAGGCCGACGGTGGGTCGCGCGGCAATCCCGGGCCGGCCGGCTACGGCGCCGTGGTGTGGACCCAGGACCGCTCCACGGTGCTGGCGGAGACCAAGCAGGCCATCGGCCGGGCCACCAACAACGTGGCCGAATACCGGGGCCTGCTGGCCGGTTTGGGCGACGCCCTGGAACTCGGCGCCACCGAGGCCGCCGTCTTCCTGGACTCCAAGCTGCTGGTGGAGCAGATGTCGGGGCGATGGAAGGTCAAGCATCCCGACCTGATCGAACTGCACGCGCAGGCCCGAACGCTGGCGGCGCGGTTCGAGCGGATCGACTACACGTGGATTCCGCGGGACCGCAACTCCTACGCCGACCGGTTGGCCAACGAGGCGATGGACGCCGCCGCGTCCGGCGACGCGTTGGGGGAACCCGAACCCCGGCAGCGGGCCGCCGAGCCCGCTGCGCCGCAATCCCCGCAGGCGCCCGGCTGGACCGGTGCGCGCGGCACCCCGACCAGGCTGCTGTTGCTGCGACACGGCCAGACCGAGCTCTCGGCGCAGCGCCGCTATTCGGGCCGCGGCAACCCGGCCCTCACCGAGGTGGGTCGCCGGCAGGCCGACGCCGCGGCGCGTTACCTGGCGCAGCGCGGCGGAATCTCGGCGGTGTTCGCCTCCCCGCTGCAGCGGGCCTACGACACCGCGGCCAGGGCCGCCAAAGCGCTCGGTCTGGACGTGACCGTGGACGACGATTTGATCGAGACCGATTTCGGCGCCTGGGAGGGGCTGACCTTCGGCGAGGCCGCCGAGCGCGACCCGGAGCTGCACGGCCGCTGGCTGCGCGACACCGGCACCACGCCGCCGGGCGGCGAAAGCTTCGACGACGTGCTCGACCGGGTCGTCGGCGCGCGCGAACGAATCATCGACGCGCACCAGGGCACGACGGTGCTGGTGGTGTCGCACGTGACGCCGATCAAGATGCTGCTGCGGCTGGCGCTGGAGGCCGGGCCCGGCATCTTGTACCGGCTGCACCTGGACCTGGCATCGCTGAGCATCGCCGAGTTCTATCCCGACGGGGCGTCCTCCGTGCGCCTGGTGAACCAGACCGGCTACCTTTGA
- a CDS encoding zinc ribbon domain-containing protein: MKAEVGQQRSLLELSKLDAELSRITHRASHLAEQQDLERVRDELNTAADRVGAVRIALEDIDIQVSRLESEVEAVRQREDRDRSLLQSGAADAKQLSDLQHELETLTRRQASLEDSLLDVMERREELQGQLDAAQGDVAALEAELAGAQRALDAALTEISEARLAHSSRRDVLTAALDPALAALYERQRAGGGPGAGPLLGRRCGACRLEIDRGEMSRISAAAEDDVVRCPECGAILLRVKGLDQ; this comes from the coding sequence ATGAAGGCCGAAGTCGGTCAGCAGCGCTCGCTGCTCGAGCTGTCGAAACTGGACGCCGAATTGTCCCGCATCACGCACCGGGCCAGCCACCTGGCCGAACAGCAGGACCTCGAGCGGGTGCGGGACGAACTCAACACCGCCGCTGACCGCGTGGGCGCCGTTCGAATCGCGTTGGAGGACATCGATATTCAGGTGTCTCGATTGGAGTCCGAAGTCGAGGCGGTCCGGCAGCGCGAAGACCGCGACCGGTCGTTGCTGCAGTCCGGCGCCGCCGACGCGAAGCAACTGTCGGATCTGCAGCACGAGCTGGAGACGCTGACGCGGCGGCAGGCCAGCCTGGAGGATTCGCTGTTGGATGTGATGGAACGCCGCGAGGAGCTGCAGGGCCAGCTCGATGCCGCGCAGGGCGACGTCGCGGCGCTGGAGGCCGAATTGGCCGGCGCCCAGCGGGCTCTCGACGCCGCGCTCACCGAAATCAGCGAGGCCCGCCTGGCGCACTCCTCGCGCCGTGACGTCCTGACCGCGGCCCTGGACCCCGCGCTGGCCGCGCTGTACGAACGGCAGCGGGCCGGGGGAGGGCCGGGCGCCGGGCCGTTGCTGGGGCGGCGGTGCGGCGCGTGCCGGCTCGAGATCGACCGCGGTGAAATGTCCCGCATCTCCGCCGCCGCCGAGGACGACGTGGTGCGGTGCCCGGAGTGTGGCGCGATCCTGCTGCGGGTCAAGGGGCTCGACCAGTGA
- a CDS encoding Nif3-like dinuclear metal center hexameric protein: protein MSVRLADVIGVLDEAYPPRLAESWDSVGLVCGDPDDTLEAVTVAVDPTPAVVDEVPEGGLLLAHHPLLLRGVDTVAASTPKGALVHRLIRTGRSLFTAHTNADSAAPGVSDALAQALGLTVEAVLEPRTGGPDLDKWVIYVPRENADAVRAAVFEAGAGHIGDYSQCSWSVSGIGQFLPHDGASPAVGSVGTVEKVAEDRFEVVAPARIRPAVLAAMRAAHPYEEPAFDVFALLPPPGDTGLGRIGTLPRPEPLRDFVSRVGAALPATAWGVRAAGDPDMPVSRVAVCGGAGDSLLATAAGAGVQAYVTADLRHHPADEHRRASGVALVDVAHWASEFPWCRQAADVLRSRFGAALTVRVCAIRTDPWNMGRMDQCGDETGGERR, encoded by the coding sequence GTGAGCGTGCGGCTGGCCGACGTCATCGGCGTGCTGGACGAGGCCTACCCGCCGCGGCTGGCCGAGTCGTGGGACTCGGTGGGCCTGGTGTGCGGCGACCCCGACGACACGCTCGAGGCGGTGACCGTGGCGGTCGACCCGACGCCGGCGGTCGTCGACGAGGTTCCCGAGGGCGGCCTGCTGCTGGCCCACCACCCGCTGCTGTTGCGCGGGGTCGACACGGTGGCGGCCAGCACCCCCAAGGGCGCGCTGGTGCACCGCTTGATCCGGACCGGGCGTTCGCTGTTCACCGCACACACCAACGCCGACTCGGCCGCGCCGGGGGTGTCCGACGCGCTGGCCCAGGCCCTCGGCCTGACCGTCGAAGCGGTCCTGGAGCCGCGAACGGGCGGGCCCGATCTCGACAAGTGGGTGATCTACGTGCCGCGCGAGAACGCCGACGCGGTGCGGGCGGCCGTCTTCGAGGCCGGCGCCGGGCACATCGGCGACTATTCACAGTGCAGCTGGAGCGTCAGCGGCATCGGGCAGTTCCTGCCGCACGACGGGGCGTCGCCCGCGGTGGGTAGCGTCGGAACCGTCGAGAAGGTCGCCGAAGACCGGTTCGAGGTCGTCGCGCCCGCGCGCATCCGGCCCGCCGTGCTGGCGGCGATGCGCGCCGCCCATCCCTACGAGGAGCCCGCCTTCGACGTCTTCGCGTTGCTGCCGCCGCCCGGTGACACCGGGTTGGGCCGCATCGGCACCCTGCCCCGGCCCGAACCGCTGCGCGACTTCGTGTCCCGCGTCGGCGCCGCCCTGCCCGCGACGGCGTGGGGTGTCCGCGCGGCCGGCGACCCCGACATGCCGGTGTCCCGGGTCGCGGTCTGCGGCGGCGCCGGCGACTCGCTGCTGGCGACCGCGGCCGGCGCGGGCGTGCAGGCCTACGTGACGGCCGACCTGCGGCACCATCCGGCCGACGAGCACCGCCGGGCCTCCGGGGTGGCGCTCGTCGACGTCGCGCACTGGGCGAGCGAATTCCCCTGGTGCCGGCAGGCCGCCGACGTGCTGCGGTCCCGTTTCGGTGCGGCGCTGACGGTGCGGGTGTGCGCCATCCGCACCGACCCGTGGAACATGGGGCGGATGGACCAGTGCGGCGACGAGACCGGGGGTGAGCGGCGATGA
- the cobC gene encoding Rv2231c family pyridoxal phosphate-dependent protein CobC: MASLNLTTPAARYHGDQAVAPGMLDFAVNVRHGQPTEWLMRRLAARLTDLARYPSGQDVRSAQDAVAERHGRARDEVLPLAGAAEGFALLPNLRPALAAVVAPSFTEPADALSAAGVPVHHVVLEPPFGLAGVAIPDDADLVVVGNPTNPTSVLHTREQLLALRRPGRILVIDEAFADSIPGEPESLAGDPLPDVLVLRSLTKTWALAGLRVGYALGAPEVLARLTARRAHWPVGTLQLTAIAACCGRQAVAEAAAGAVRLAELRAEMAAGLTSVGAEVVDGRAPFVLFRMPDAVSIRKSLRDRGIAIRRCDTFVGLDERYLRAAVRREWPLLVEAISEVHR; this comes from the coding sequence ATGGCGAGTCTGAACCTGACCACGCCTGCGGCGCGCTATCACGGTGATCAGGCCGTCGCGCCCGGGATGCTGGATTTCGCCGTCAACGTCCGTCACGGCCAGCCTACCGAGTGGCTGATGCGGCGGCTGGCCGCGCGGCTGACCGATCTGGCGCGCTACCCGAGCGGCCAAGACGTGCGCTCGGCGCAGGATGCGGTCGCCGAGCGGCATGGCCGTGCCCGCGACGAGGTGCTGCCGTTGGCGGGCGCGGCGGAGGGGTTCGCGTTGTTGCCCAACCTGCGTCCGGCGCTTGCGGCCGTCGTCGCGCCCTCGTTCACCGAGCCGGCGGACGCGCTGAGCGCCGCCGGAGTGCCCGTGCACCACGTCGTGCTCGAGCCACCCTTCGGCTTGGCGGGGGTGGCCATTCCCGACGACGCCGACCTCGTGGTGGTGGGCAACCCGACCAACCCGACGTCGGTATTGCACACCCGCGAGCAGCTGCTCGCCCTGCGCCGGCCCGGGCGGATCCTGGTGATCGACGAGGCGTTCGCGGATTCCATTCCCGGCGAACCGGAGTCGCTGGCCGGTGACCCGCTGCCCGACGTGCTCGTGCTGCGCAGCCTGACCAAGACGTGGGCGCTGGCCGGCCTGCGGGTGGGCTACGCCCTGGGCGCGCCGGAGGTGTTGGCGCGGTTGACGGCTCGGCGCGCCCACTGGCCGGTGGGGACGCTGCAACTGACGGCCATCGCGGCATGCTGCGGCCGGCAGGCGGTCGCCGAAGCGGCGGCCGGTGCGGTGCGGTTGGCGGAGCTGCGTGCCGAGATGGCGGCGGGGCTGACGTCGGTGGGCGCCGAGGTGGTCGACGGCCGGGCGCCATTCGTACTGTTCCGCATGCCCGACGCCGTTTCAATACGAAAGAGTTTGCGGGACAGGGGGATTGCCATCCGTCGCTGTGACACGTTCGTCGGCTTGGACGAGCGCTACCTGCGGGCCGCGGTGCGCCGGGAGTGGCCGCTGCTGGTCGAGGCGATTTCGGAGGTGCACCGGTGA
- a CDS encoding HAD-IA family hydrolase, which yields MTGTTSADRPASPREASSPPAAAQLVIFDLDGTLTDSAEGIVASFLHALDQVGVAVPDGDLVAQIVGPPMDDTFRTMLGEDAERAIAAFRAEYADRGWAMNTLFEGIAPLLADLEAAGVRLAVATSKLEPTARRILAHFGLDQHFEVIAGASPDGSRKTKVEVLAHALEQLRPLPGRVLMVGDRSHDVHGAAAHGIDTVVVGWGYGRDDFPDGATVAGPTMVTHAATVDELRAVLGV from the coding sequence GTGACAGGCACAACGTCGGCCGACCGCCCGGCCTCCCCCCGCGAAGCGTCGTCGCCGCCCGCTGCGGCGCAGCTGGTGATCTTCGACCTCGACGGCACGCTCACCGACTCCGCGGAGGGGATCGTGGCCAGCTTCCTGCACGCGCTCGACCAGGTCGGCGTCGCGGTGCCCGACGGCGACCTGGTGGCACAGATCGTGGGCCCGCCGATGGACGACACCTTCCGCACCATGCTGGGCGAGGACGCCGAGCGGGCGATCGCCGCCTTCCGCGCCGAATACGCCGACCGGGGCTGGGCGATGAACACGCTGTTCGAGGGCATCGCGCCCCTGCTGGCCGACCTGGAGGCCGCCGGTGTCCGGCTGGCCGTGGCCACCTCGAAGCTGGAACCGACGGCCCGGCGCATCCTCGCCCACTTCGGCCTCGATCAGCATTTCGAGGTGATCGCCGGGGCGAGTCCCGACGGCTCGCGCAAGACCAAGGTCGAGGTGCTCGCCCACGCGCTCGAACAGCTGCGGCCGCTGCCGGGGCGGGTGCTCATGGTCGGCGACCGCAGCCACGACGTGCACGGCGCGGCCGCCCACGGCATCGACACCGTGGTGGTGGGCTGGGGTTACGGGCGCGACGACTTCCCTGACGGGGCGACGGTGGCGGGGCCCACCATGGTGACGCACGCGGCGACCGTCGACGAACTGCGGGCGGTGCTCGGTGTCTGA
- a CDS encoding low molecular weight protein-tyrosine-phosphatase gives MSEPLHVTFVCTGNICRSAMAEKMFADQLRRRGLADAVRVTSAGTGNWHVGECADDRAAGVLRAHGYSTDHRAAQVDADHLAADLVVALGRNHLRMLRELGVDEERVRMLRSFDPRSGAHALDVEDPYYGDPQDFEDVFTVIEASLPGLHAWVDDRLARNGSP, from the coding sequence GTGTCTGAGCCGCTACACGTCACGTTCGTCTGCACGGGGAACATCTGCCGGTCGGCGATGGCCGAGAAGATGTTCGCCGACCAGCTGCGCCGCCGCGGCCTGGCCGACGCGGTGCGGGTGACCAGCGCGGGCACCGGCAACTGGCACGTCGGCGAGTGCGCCGACGACCGGGCGGCCGGCGTCCTGCGCGCCCACGGCTACTCCACCGACCACCGGGCCGCCCAGGTCGACGCCGACCATCTGGCGGCCGATCTGGTGGTGGCCCTGGGCCGCAACCATCTTCGGATGCTGCGCGAGCTGGGCGTCGACGAGGAGCGGGTGCGGATGCTGCGGTCCTTCGATCCGCGTTCGGGCGCCCACGCCCTCGACGTCGAGGATCCCTACTACGGCGACCCGCAGGACTTCGAGGACGTCTTCACCGTCATCGAGGCATCGTTGCCCGGCCTGCACGCGTGGGTCGACGATCGACTCGCCCGAAACGGATCGCCATGA
- a CDS encoding SURF1 family cytochrome oxidase biogenesis protein has protein sequence MHRLAFLLRPGWIALALVVIAFTYLCFTVLAPWQLGKHNRTSRENRQIEYSLNTDPVPLKTLLPQQDSSAPNAQWRRVTATGHYLPDVQVLARLRVIEGKPAFEVLAPFVVDDGPTVLVDRGYVRPEEGSHVPPIPRPPQNTVTVTARLRDSEPVAPGKEPLAQDGVQQVYSINTGQVAALTKVPLAGSYLQLTEDQPGGLGVIGVPHLDAGPFLSYGIQWISFGIVAPLGLGYFAYSEIRARRREKEQRQAAAGAATAAPDAPPAPTTVEAKLADRYGRRR, from the coding sequence CTGCATCGGCTGGCGTTCCTGCTGCGGCCGGGCTGGATAGCGCTGGCGTTGGTGGTCATCGCCTTCACCTACCTGTGCTTCACGGTGCTCGCGCCCTGGCAGCTGGGCAAGCACAACCGGACGTCGCGGGAGAACCGCCAGATCGAGTATTCCCTCAACACCGATCCCGTCCCGCTCAAAACGCTGTTGCCGCAGCAGGATTCGTCGGCCCCGAACGCGCAGTGGCGCCGCGTGACGGCCACCGGGCACTATCTGCCCGATGTCCAAGTGCTGGCCCGGTTGCGGGTCATCGAGGGCAAACCGGCGTTCGAGGTGTTGGCGCCCTTCGTCGTCGACGATGGGCCGACCGTGCTGGTCGACCGAGGGTACGTGCGGCCCGAGGAGGGCTCCCATGTCCCGCCGATCCCCCGTCCGCCCCAGAACACCGTCACCGTCACCGCGCGGCTGCGCGATTCCGAGCCCGTGGCCCCGGGCAAGGAGCCGCTCGCCCAAGACGGTGTGCAGCAGGTGTATTCGATCAACACCGGACAGGTCGCGGCGCTGACCAAGGTGCCGCTGGCCGGGTCGTATCTGCAGTTGACCGAGGACCAGCCCGGCGGGCTAGGCGTGATCGGGGTGCCGCACCTGGACGCCGGGCCGTTCCTGTCCTACGGCATCCAGTGGATTTCCTTCGGCATCGTCGCCCCGCTCGGATTGGGTTACTTCGCGTACTCCGAGATCCGCGCCCGCCGCCGGGAAAAGGAGCAGCGGCAGGCCGCGGCCGGCGCGGCCACAGCGGCCCCGGACGCCCCGCCGGCGCCGACGACCGTGGAGGCCAAGCTCGCCGACCGCTACGGCCGCCGCCGGTAG
- a CDS encoding cobalamin biosynthesis protein — protein MVATRTRLPGVLAGYLADVALGDPARGHPVAAFGRAAAWLERVTYRDSRAAGAVHVGVLVGAAALLGAALQRAAGRGGPPASIAATAAATWASVGGTTLARTGLAMSELLEREDIEAARRLLPSLCGRDPAWLDGAGLTRASLESVAENTSDAEVAPLLCAAVGGAPGVLAYRGINTLDSMIGYRSARYARFGWAAAKLDDAANYVAARVTAALVVMCAPFVSGSPSGAVRAWRRDAARHPSPNAGVVEAAFAGALSVRLGGPTQYRHELQIRPTLGDGHEPTVADLRRAVALSRMVQAGAAVLAGLLSYRRRP, from the coding sequence TGCTGGCCGGCTACCTGGCCGACGTCGCGCTGGGCGACCCGGCGAGGGGGCATCCGGTCGCGGCGTTCGGCCGCGCCGCCGCCTGGTTGGAGCGGGTGACCTACCGCGACAGCCGGGCCGCGGGGGCGGTGCACGTCGGCGTGCTGGTCGGGGCGGCGGCCTTGCTCGGCGCGGCCCTGCAACGGGCCGCCGGACGCGGCGGCCCGCCCGCTTCGATCGCCGCCACCGCCGCCGCCACCTGGGCTTCGGTGGGCGGAACCACGTTGGCGCGGACCGGCCTGGCCATGTCGGAACTGCTGGAGCGCGAAGACATCGAGGCCGCGCGCCGGCTGCTGCCGTCGCTGTGCGGGCGCGACCCGGCCTGGCTGGACGGCGCCGGGTTGACGCGCGCGTCGCTGGAATCGGTCGCGGAAAACACGTCCGACGCCGAGGTGGCGCCGCTGCTGTGCGCGGCCGTGGGCGGGGCGCCGGGGGTGCTGGCGTACCGCGGCATCAACACGTTGGACTCGATGATCGGCTATCGGTCGGCGCGCTATGCCCGATTCGGTTGGGCCGCAGCGAAATTGGATGACGCGGCCAACTATGTGGCCGCGCGGGTGACGGCGGCGCTGGTGGTGATGTGCGCCCCCTTCGTCAGCGGGTCACCCTCGGGCGCGGTGCGGGCCTGGCGTCGTGACGCCGCCCGTCACCCCAGCCCCAACGCCGGTGTCGTCGAGGCGGCCTTCGCCGGGGCGTTGAGCGTGCGGCTGGGCGGGCCCACCCAGTACCGCCACGAGCTGCAGATCCGGCCCACATTGGGCGACGGCCACGAGCCGACGGTGGCCGACCTGCGCCGCGCGGTGGCGCTGTCGCGCATGGTGCAGGCGGGCGCGGCGGTGCTGGCGGGATTGTTGAGCTACCGGCGGCGGCCGTAG